From a single Mesorhizobium shangrilense genomic region:
- the nirB gene encoding nitrite reductase large subunit NirB, with protein sequence MTEKLVIIGNGMAPGRMLEHLLEKAPSRYQVTIFNAEPRVNYDRIMLSPVLSGEKAYEEIIIHGDGWYIANNITLYKGHKIIAIDRTTKTVTSDHGVTEPYDKLVIATGSVPFIIPVPGNNLPGVLTYRDLDDVQAMMLAAQSRAKAVVIGGGLLGLEAAAGLNAQGMDVTVLHVMPTLMERQLDPAAGYLLQRAVEQRGIKVITKANTQAITGNGKVGQVELADGTIIPATLVVMAVGIRPNAALAKEAGIAVNRGIVVDAGMRSNDPDIYALGECAEVNGMVYGLVAPLYEMARVAASQLAGDGTAAFVHSDTPTKLKVTGIELFSLGDFAEGDDRQEIVLRDASAGVYKRLVLKDDRIIGTVLYGETADGAWFNDLKKKQTDISDMRDTLIFGQSYQGGAQLDPMAAVAALPDDAEICGCNGVCKGKITGAITGKGLTSLDEVRAHTKASASCGSCTGLVEKLMVLTIGDKYNPAAVQPMCGCTTLGHDEVRRLIMAKRLKTIPAVMQELEWTTSCGCAKCRPALNYYLVCDWPDDYADDYQSRFINERVHANIQKDGTYSVVPRMWGGVTNAAELRAIADVVDKFEIPMVKVTGGQRIDMLGIRKEDLPAVWADLGQAGFVSGHAYAKGLRTVKTCVGSDWCRFGTQDSTGLGIRIEKFMWGSWTPAKVKMAVSGCPRNCAEATCKDVGVICVDSGYEIHFAGAAGLDIKGTEVLGLVKTEDEALEHIVALTQMYREQGRYLERIYKWARRIGIPEIKRQIMDDGAKRKAYFDRFVFSQKFAQVDPWSERVSGKDKHEFQPMASVGFAQAAE encoded by the coding sequence ATGACCGAAAAACTCGTCATCATCGGCAACGGCATGGCTCCAGGGCGCATGCTGGAGCACCTGCTGGAAAAGGCGCCAAGCCGCTACCAGGTCACCATCTTCAATGCCGAGCCGCGTGTGAACTACGACCGCATCATGCTGTCGCCGGTTCTCTCGGGCGAGAAGGCCTATGAGGAAATCATCATCCATGGCGACGGCTGGTACATCGCCAACAACATCACCCTCTACAAGGGCCACAAGATCATCGCCATCGACCGGACGACCAAGACCGTCACCTCCGATCATGGTGTCACCGAACCCTATGACAAGCTGGTCATCGCCACCGGCTCGGTGCCGTTCATCATTCCGGTGCCGGGCAACAATCTGCCTGGTGTGCTGACCTATCGCGACCTCGACGATGTTCAGGCCATGATGCTCGCCGCCCAGTCGCGGGCCAAGGCCGTGGTCATCGGCGGCGGCCTGCTTGGACTGGAGGCGGCTGCGGGCCTGAATGCTCAAGGCATGGACGTCACCGTGCTGCATGTCATGCCGACCTTGATGGAGCGCCAGCTCGATCCAGCCGCCGGCTATCTCCTGCAGCGCGCGGTGGAGCAGCGCGGCATCAAGGTCATCACCAAGGCTAACACGCAGGCGATCACCGGCAACGGCAAGGTTGGTCAGGTCGAACTCGCCGACGGCACAATCATTCCTGCCACACTGGTGGTCATGGCGGTGGGCATCAGGCCGAATGCGGCGCTGGCGAAAGAAGCCGGCATTGCCGTCAATCGCGGCATCGTCGTCGACGCCGGCATGCGCAGCAACGATCCCGACATCTACGCGCTTGGCGAATGCGCCGAGGTCAACGGCATGGTCTACGGGCTGGTCGCACCGCTCTATGAGATGGCGCGCGTTGCCGCGAGCCAACTCGCCGGCGACGGGACCGCCGCCTTCGTCCATTCCGACACGCCGACCAAGCTCAAGGTCACCGGCATCGAGTTGTTCTCGCTAGGCGACTTCGCCGAGGGCGACGACCGCCAGGAGATCGTGCTGCGCGACGCTTCGGCCGGCGTCTACAAGCGCCTGGTGCTCAAGGACGATCGCATCATCGGTACCGTGCTCTATGGCGAGACGGCGGATGGAGCCTGGTTCAACGACCTCAAGAAGAAGCAAACCGACATCTCGGACATGCGCGATACGTTGATCTTCGGCCAGTCCTACCAGGGGGGTGCCCAGCTGGACCCTATGGCGGCCGTTGCAGCCTTGCCGGATGATGCGGAAATCTGCGGCTGCAACGGCGTATGCAAGGGCAAGATCACCGGCGCGATCACGGGCAAGGGCCTGACTTCGCTCGACGAGGTGCGCGCCCACACCAAGGCGTCGGCCTCCTGCGGTTCCTGCACCGGTCTGGTCGAGAAGCTGATGGTGCTGACCATCGGCGACAAGTACAACCCGGCGGCGGTGCAGCCCATGTGCGGCTGCACGACGCTCGGCCATGACGAGGTGCGCCGGTTGATCATGGCCAAGCGCCTGAAGACCATTCCCGCCGTCATGCAGGAACTGGAATGGACGACCTCATGCGGCTGCGCCAAATGCCGGCCGGCGCTCAACTATTATCTCGTCTGTGACTGGCCGGACGACTACGCCGACGACTACCAGTCGCGCTTCATCAATGAACGCGTCCACGCCAACATCCAGAAGGACGGCACCTATTCGGTGGTGCCGCGCATGTGGGGCGGCGTCACCAATGCCGCCGAACTGCGCGCCATCGCCGATGTCGTCGACAAGTTCGAAATCCCGATGGTCAAGGTCACCGGCGGCCAGCGCATCGACATGCTGGGCATCCGCAAGGAAGACCTGCCGGCGGTGTGGGCCGATCTCGGCCAGGCCGGCTTCGTCTCCGGCCATGCCTATGCCAAGGGCCTGCGTACGGTGAAGACCTGCGTCGGCTCGGACTGGTGCCGCTTTGGCACGCAGGATTCGACGGGGCTCGGCATCCGCATCGAGAAGTTCATGTGGGGCTCATGGACCCCGGCCAAGGTCAAGATGGCGGTGTCCGGCTGCCCTAGGAACTGCGCCGAGGCGACCTGCAAGGATGTCGGCGTCATCTGCGTCGACAGTGGCTATGAGATCCACTTCGCGGGTGCGGCCGGCCTCGACATCAAGGGCACCGAAGTGCTCGGCCTTGTGAAGACAGAAGACGAGGCGCTGGAGCATATCGTGGCGCTGACGCAGATGTATCGCGAGCAGGGCCGCTATCTCGAGCGCATCTACAAATGGGCCAGGCGCATCGGGATCCCCGAGATCAAGCGCCAGATCATGGACGATGGCGCGAAGCGCAAGGCCTATTTCGACCGCTTCGTCTTTTCGCAGAAATTCGCCCAGGTCGACCCGTGGTCGGAACGCGTTTCCGGCAAGGACAAGCACGAGTTCCAGCCGATGGCTTCCGTCGGGTTTGCGCAGGCGGCGGAGTGA
- a CDS encoding MFS transporter: MTANLPAAPSQDNAPRQALVMSTIAFTVCFAVWTIFSIIGVRIKQELGLNETEFGLLVGTPILTGSLVRMVLGVWTDRYGGRLVYTATMLAAAVATFLLAFAHTYGQMLVAALGVGLAGGSFAVGVSYVSRFFPADKQGTALGIFGAGNVGAAVTKFLAPFVLLSWGWQSVALIWAAALVVMAAIFWFTTGDDPVIRERRAGKTAPARSFWQEFAPLKNLQVWRFAFYYFFAFGAFVALSLWLPRYLIGVYGFGLVTAGMIGAAYSVPASVFRAYGGVLSDRVGARTVLYSTFAVSAVATLVLSLPPADYVVRGISGPIAFHFEIGPLAFIAVACVLGFFMSLGKAAVYKHIPAYYPQNVGAVGGVVGMIGGLGGFILPIAFGALNDLTGVWSSCFMLLFLIVVTCLAWMHFSIRRMERAAAAEAPSLSYAAE, translated from the coding sequence ATGACCGCTAATCTCCCAGCCGCGCCCAGCCAGGACAATGCTCCCCGGCAGGCGCTCGTGATGTCCACCATCGCCTTCACCGTCTGCTTCGCGGTGTGGACGATCTTTTCGATCATTGGCGTGCGTATAAAGCAGGAGCTTGGGTTGAACGAGACGGAGTTCGGCCTGCTCGTCGGTACGCCTATCCTCACCGGCTCTCTCGTGCGCATGGTGCTCGGCGTCTGGACCGACCGCTATGGTGGACGGCTGGTCTACACCGCGACCATGCTTGCGGCGGCGGTCGCGACCTTCCTGCTCGCTTTTGCGCACACCTACGGGCAGATGCTGGTCGCCGCGCTCGGCGTCGGGCTCGCCGGCGGCTCCTTCGCCGTCGGCGTGTCCTATGTTTCGCGCTTCTTCCCCGCCGACAAGCAGGGCACGGCCCTCGGTATCTTTGGTGCCGGCAATGTCGGCGCCGCGGTCACCAAGTTCCTGGCGCCATTCGTGCTTCTCTCCTGGGGCTGGCAGTCGGTCGCGCTGATCTGGGCGGCCGCACTCGTCGTCATGGCGGCCATCTTCTGGTTCACCACGGGCGACGATCCGGTCATCCGCGAGCGCCGTGCCGGCAAGACAGCACCCGCGAGGAGCTTCTGGCAGGAATTCGCGCCGCTTAAGAACCTGCAGGTCTGGCGCTTCGCCTTCTACTATTTCTTCGCCTTTGGCGCGTTCGTCGCGCTGTCGCTGTGGCTGCCGCGCTACCTGATCGGCGTCTACGGCTTCGGGCTTGTGACCGCCGGCATGATCGGCGCTGCCTATTCAGTTCCCGCAAGTGTCTTCCGCGCCTATGGCGGCGTGCTTTCCGACCGGGTCGGCGCCCGCACCGTGCTCTATTCGACCTTCGCCGTCAGTGCTGTCGCGACTCTCGTTCTGTCTCTCCCCCCAGCAGACTACGTCGTGCGCGGCATCAGCGGGCCGATCGCCTTCCATTTCGAGATCGGCCCGCTCGCCTTCATAGCCGTTGCCTGCGTGCTCGGCTTCTTCATGAGCCTCGGCAAGGCTGCGGTCTACAAGCACATCCCCGCATACTATCCGCAGAATGTCGGAGCGGTCGGAGGCGTGGTGGGCATGATCGGCGGGCTCGGTGGCTTCATCCTTCCGATCGCCTTCGGCGCACTCAACGACCTCACCGGCGTCTGGTCGAGCTGCTTCATGCTGCTCTTCCTGATCGTCGTCACTTGCCTTGCCTGGATGCATTTCTCGATCAGGCGCATGGAGCGCGCGGCAGCCGCCGAAGCTCCATCCCTTTCCTACGCCGCAGAGTGA
- a CDS encoding CmpA/NrtA family ABC transporter substrate-binding protein has protein sequence MGAEHQITAGFMPLFDSAVLVAAGELGFAAREGIDLTLHRETSWANIRDRIAIGHFDLAHMLGPMPLACNLGLTPLASETIVPFSLGLGGNCVTISNAVWAGMAAHGAEPDLDPARAGAALRALIRERAVAGHDPLRFAVVHPHSGHNYELRYWLAACGIDPSSEIEIVIVPPPFMADALAASRIDGYCVGEPWNSAAVAAGTGHIITVKALLWRNSPEKVIGVRKAWAEQKPEALAALLRALHHSARWCQDPGNHGELADVMAQPGFLGLPPAVQIPILTGHLQLGGGAERSIDDFFLPFDKAANFPWKSHALWFYTQMVRWGHVAHTPENFAIARNCYRPDLYRSALKPLGVAFPGANAKVEGALRVATAVGATGAGLVLGPDGFFDGQIFDPDEIDAYIARQKSGSAEG, from the coding sequence ATGGGCGCCGAGCACCAGATCACAGCCGGCTTCATGCCGCTCTTCGACAGCGCCGTGCTGGTTGCGGCCGGCGAGCTTGGTTTCGCTGCGCGCGAAGGCATTGACCTGACGCTGCACCGCGAGACCTCCTGGGCCAACATCCGCGACCGCATCGCCATAGGCCACTTCGATCTCGCGCATATGCTGGGACCCATGCCACTCGCCTGCAATCTCGGGCTGACGCCGCTCGCTTCCGAGACCATCGTGCCGTTCTCGCTGGGGCTCGGCGGCAATTGCGTCACCATCTCCAACGCCGTCTGGGCCGGCATGGCGGCGCATGGCGCTGAACCCGATCTCGACCCGGCACGCGCCGGTGCCGCACTTCGTGCGCTCATTCGCGAGCGTGCTGTGGCCGGTCATGATCCGCTGCGCTTCGCAGTGGTGCATCCGCATTCGGGGCACAATTACGAACTGCGCTACTGGCTTGCTGCCTGCGGCATCGATCCTTCCAGCGAGATCGAGATCGTCATCGTGCCGCCGCCCTTCATGGCCGACGCGCTGGCCGCCAGCCGGATCGATGGCTACTGCGTCGGCGAGCCCTGGAACAGCGCCGCGGTCGCCGCCGGCACCGGCCACATCATCACCGTCAAGGCACTGTTGTGGCGCAACAGCCCGGAGAAGGTAATCGGCGTGCGCAAGGCCTGGGCCGAGCAGAAGCCGGAGGCGTTGGCGGCGCTGCTGCGCGCGCTGCATCATTCGGCGCGCTGGTGCCAGGATCCGGGCAACCATGGTGAACTGGCTGACGTGATGGCGCAGCCCGGCTTTCTAGGCCTGCCGCCGGCCGTCCAGATACCGATCCTGACCGGCCATCTCCAATTGGGCGGTGGAGCGGAGCGGAGCATCGACGACTTCTTCTTGCCCTTCGACAAGGCGGCGAACTTTCCGTGGAAGAGCCATGCGCTGTGGTTCTACACGCAGATGGTAAGGTGGGGGCATGTGGCGCACACGCCTGAAAACTTCGCAATCGCGCGGAATTGCTACCGCCCCGACCTCTACCGCTCGGCGCTGAAGCCACTTGGCGTCGCATTTCCCGGCGCCAATGCGAAGGTCGAGGGCGCGCTTCGCGTGGCCACCGCGGTCGGTGCGACAGGGGCGGGTCTGGTGCTCGGCCCGGACGGTTTCTTCGACGGCCAGATCTTCGATCCCGACGAGATAGATGCCTATATCGCGCGCCAGAAATCGGGCAGCGCGGAAGGCTGA
- a CDS encoding ANTAR domain-containing response regulator: MVRSSLAVLVIDENRIRAAIIEAGLRDAGHEQVTVIHDVTGIARRIAEIEPDVIVIDLENPNRDMLENMFQLSRAVKRPIAMFVDRSDQASIEAAVDAGVSAYVVDGLRQERVKPILDMAVSRFNAFSRMARELEEVRGELENRKVIDRAKGILMKSRGLSEEAAYTLLRKTAMNQNRKISDIAQSLVTAAGLLGPAEDE, encoded by the coding sequence ATGGTCCGATCCTCCCTAGCCGTCCTGGTGATAGACGAGAACCGCATCCGTGCCGCGATCATCGAGGCGGGGCTGCGCGACGCCGGCCATGAGCAGGTCACCGTCATCCATGACGTGACCGGCATTGCGCGACGGATCGCCGAGATCGAACCCGATGTCATCGTTATCGATCTCGAAAATCCCAACCGCGACATGCTCGAAAACATGTTCCAGCTGTCGCGCGCGGTGAAGCGGCCGATCGCCATGTTCGTCGATCGATCCGACCAGGCTTCGATCGAGGCGGCGGTCGATGCCGGCGTGTCGGCCTATGTCGTCGACGGCTTGAGGCAAGAGCGGGTCAAGCCGATCCTCGATATGGCCGTCAGCCGCTTCAACGCTTTTTCGCGCATGGCGCGCGAACTGGAAGAAGTCCGCGGAGAACTCGAGAACCGCAAGGTGATCGACCGCGCCAAGGGCATACTGATGAAGTCGCGCGGCCTCAGCGAAGAGGCCGCCTACACGCTTCTGCGCAAGACGGCGATGAACCAGAACCGCAAGATCAGCGACATCGCCCAGAGCCTGGTGACCGCCGCCGGGCTGCTGGGACCGGCGGAGGACGAATGA
- a CDS encoding LysR family transcriptional regulator, whose product MNIQLRHIHSFIAVASEKSFARAARKLNVSQPALSQTIMQLEQSLGFPVFERTTRSVSLTPSGERLLVRARALSQSLEALHGEARSLQLALKNELRVGYMIGTAVQFIPAIIREFERIRPGATLHLQEFDFWDPSAGLRDGKVDCGIIRPPIDFDDINIVEIAREKCVACLPTGHRLSRQETVVLDDILDEPIIAAPVAGIWRDYWLANDYRVDRPAKVVFEAATVESELQAVASGRGISITADSTAQYYARPGVVFRPICDMRECVIAIGYRGTPNKLVADFISVVNRVSQGHDI is encoded by the coding sequence ATGAATATCCAGCTTCGCCATATACATTCCTTCATCGCCGTGGCGAGTGAGAAAAGTTTCGCGCGCGCCGCCAGGAAGCTGAATGTTTCACAACCAGCTTTGTCGCAGACCATCATGCAACTGGAACAGAGTTTGGGTTTTCCGGTGTTCGAGCGCACAACCCGTAGCGTCAGCCTAACGCCGTCAGGCGAAAGGTTGTTGGTGAGGGCGCGGGCGCTCAGCCAGTCGCTCGAAGCACTGCACGGTGAGGCGAGGTCGCTGCAACTCGCTCTCAAGAACGAATTGCGCGTTGGTTATATGATCGGCACCGCCGTGCAGTTTATTCCGGCGATCATTCGAGAGTTTGAACGAATTCGTCCGGGGGCCACCTTGCATCTGCAGGAGTTTGATTTCTGGGATCCGAGTGCCGGCCTGAGAGACGGCAAGGTCGATTGTGGCATCATTCGACCACCAATCGACTTCGACGACATCAACATTGTCGAAATCGCGCGGGAGAAATGTGTCGCATGCCTCCCTACAGGGCACCGCCTTAGTAGGCAGGAAACGGTTGTGCTCGACGATATTCTAGACGAGCCTATCATCGCTGCGCCGGTGGCGGGCATATGGCGCGACTACTGGCTGGCAAACGACTATCGCGTCGACAGGCCGGCGAAAGTCGTGTTCGAGGCGGCCACTGTCGAATCCGAGCTTCAGGCGGTCGCATCCGGGCGTGGCATAAGCATCACTGCCGACAGCACCGCGCAATACTATGCTCGGCCAGGCGTGGTCTTCAGGCCGATTTGCGACATGCGTGAATGCGTCATTGCTATCGGTTATCGGGGTACGCCGAACAAACTGGTCGCAGATTTCATTTCGGTAGTGAATCGCGTTTCCCAAGGCCACGATATCTAA
- a CDS encoding aspartate aminotransferase family protein, translating into MNISQTDTSHFGNVLEQGKRSLIHDPLEGDQTKITLVRAKGSYVWDDQGRQYLDCTSQAWSNNLGANDPRVVEAAIAQLREITHARPNFNTIPLLQLTAKLREISPGDLNRIGYCLHGSLAVEMAMKLAFKNKPGRHNIIVLQDAYHGRSLTTMAASWPHPNNPFLPIQPRFTRVPHPDPYRPRLGMDVEMESKLCLQLLEETIHKGVDGGVVAIMIEPIPGNGGHIALPLSFLKGVRDICDRHDIILIWDEIQSCFGRTGAMFAADYFGIVPDIMTFGKGISGGFPLAGILASERLNGFESGEDALTFGQFPVSMAAAVATIDAIIDDDLCGKARDHGAFATQRLHEMADRRKLIGDIRGPGLFVSLELVKDRVSKEPATKAASEVYRRGLEKGVLFGESRYAGLGNLIKVKPPLDCTHEDMSHALDVLDDVLGSIEADGIA; encoded by the coding sequence ATGAATATCAGCCAGACGGACACGTCTCATTTCGGAAACGTCCTGGAACAGGGTAAGCGGTCCCTAATCCACGATCCGTTGGAGGGCGACCAGACAAAGATTACGCTGGTGCGAGCCAAGGGCTCGTATGTCTGGGACGACCAGGGCCGGCAATATCTCGACTGCACCTCCCAGGCCTGGTCGAACAATCTCGGCGCTAATGATCCACGCGTGGTGGAAGCGGCGATCGCCCAGTTGCGCGAAATCACCCACGCCCGGCCAAACTTCAACACAATCCCACTGCTCCAACTCACCGCGAAGCTGCGCGAGATCTCGCCCGGCGACTTGAATCGCATCGGCTATTGCCTGCATGGCAGCCTGGCGGTCGAAATGGCAATGAAGCTGGCCTTCAAAAACAAGCCTGGGCGCCACAATATCATCGTGCTGCAGGACGCCTACCATGGCCGTTCGCTGACCACGATGGCTGCGAGTTGGCCGCATCCAAACAACCCTTTCCTGCCGATCCAGCCGCGCTTCACCCGTGTGCCGCATCCGGACCCCTATCGTCCGCGACTGGGCATGGATGTCGAGATGGAATCGAAACTCTGCCTTCAACTGCTGGAAGAGACGATCCACAAGGGCGTCGACGGCGGTGTCGTCGCCATCATGATTGAGCCAATCCCTGGCAATGGCGGTCACATTGCTCTGCCGCTGTCTTTCCTTAAAGGCGTACGTGACATCTGCGACCGGCACGACATCATCCTGATCTGGGACGAGATCCAGAGTTGCTTCGGCCGAACAGGCGCAATGTTCGCCGCCGATTATTTCGGCATCGTTCCGGACATCATGACCTTCGGCAAGGGCATCAGCGGAGGCTTCCCTCTGGCCGGCATCCTTGCAAGTGAGCGGCTGAACGGCTTTGAATCGGGAGAGGATGCGCTGACCTTCGGTCAGTTTCCGGTCTCGATGGCGGCGGCCGTCGCCACGATCGACGCGATCATTGACGACGATCTGTGCGGTAAGGCGCGCGACCATGGTGCGTTTGCAACGCAGCGACTCCACGAGATGGCGGACCGCCGCAAGCTGATTGGCGACATCCGCGGCCCCGGCCTGTTCGTCTCGCTCGAACTCGTCAAAGACCGGGTTAGCAAAGAGCCAGCCACAAAGGCTGCCTCGGAAGTGTATCGACGCGGCCTCGAGAAGGGTGTCCTCTTTGGCGAAAGCCGCTATGCCGGCCTCGGCAACCTGATCAAGGTGAAGCCGCCGCTGGACTGCACACATGAAGACATGTCGCATGCACTCGACGTGCTCGACGACGTGCTCGGTTCGATCGAGGCGGACGGAATCGCTTAA
- a CDS encoding aminotransferase class III-fold pyridoxal phosphate-dependent enzyme, with translation MIGVFAHGFTGSGHPVAAAVALENIRIIEERDLVGSVRRLAPRFRWQLDQILPCGLVREARSAGLIGAFESNAAAESPIG, from the coding sequence GTGATTGGTGTGTTCGCTCACGGATTTACGGGTAGCGGCCATCCCGTGGCCGCCGCGGTGGCACTGGAGAATATCCGAATCATTGAGGAGCGCGACCTAGTGGGCAGCGTTCGGCGTCTTGCTCCACGGTTCAGATGGCAGCTTGACCAAATTCTGCCGTGCGGCCTCGTACGGGAGGCCCGGTCGGCCGGCTTGATAGGAGCGTTTGAATCAAACGCCGCTGCTGAAAGTCCGATTGGGTGA
- a CDS encoding APC family permease — MTTTYERASLLVDSNDEADLAALGYTQKLHRTMSPFTSFCLAFSMVSINTGVITLFSDPFNRVGGFGVLLWFLVIPFVSCIVLVYSHLSARIPVTGYAYQWSSRLVNKSYGWFTGWIAMISFMAGTAGTAAAIGSVFAPEIWANPTQGQVQALSISATIVVCAINIFGIKVASKINDVGAVVELLGTVVLMAGLIVGVFFVFGDSQGFGLLVDTTPASGEPLSLTTFALAMLLPVNVLLGWEGAADLAEETLDPRRAAAQAMIRAVAVSSIFGVGLFALLALAIPGPVADFLAHPENPVIAIVRLRFGNFAALLMLFVAFASIFACLIANMAVATRMIYALSRDRMLPGSKHLMGVNERTGTPVVAIIVVTAIAIVMNVANGGFVAAIYSMVGLTYYLTYFLTLVGAYLAHRGRRIPSAPIDAFGLGAWLVPTIGVGVLWTLVVIATFSIPDESHPGAFMTMFMLAIGATWWLLKLRGDLATGRAGPPDLAPKKL, encoded by the coding sequence ATGACCACAACTTATGAGCGCGCTAGCCTGCTCGTTGACTCAAATGACGAAGCTGACCTCGCAGCACTTGGTTATACTCAAAAGCTTCACCGGACGATGAGTCCGTTTACGTCTTTCTGTTTGGCATTTTCAATGGTGTCGATCAACACCGGCGTTATTACTCTGTTCTCAGATCCGTTCAACCGGGTTGGCGGGTTTGGCGTGTTGCTCTGGTTTCTGGTCATTCCTTTTGTCTCCTGCATCGTGCTGGTTTACTCGCATTTGTCGGCCCGTATCCCAGTCACCGGCTATGCCTATCAGTGGTCCAGCCGCCTCGTGAACAAGAGCTATGGCTGGTTCACGGGCTGGATCGCCATGATCTCGTTCATGGCTGGCACGGCCGGTACGGCGGCGGCCATCGGTTCAGTTTTTGCCCCTGAGATCTGGGCTAATCCGACACAAGGGCAGGTGCAGGCGCTCAGTATCTCGGCGACAATTGTCGTCTGCGCGATCAACATCTTTGGCATCAAAGTCGCTAGCAAGATAAACGACGTTGGGGCGGTTGTAGAGTTGCTCGGAACTGTTGTCTTGATGGCCGGACTTATTGTCGGTGTTTTTTTCGTCTTTGGCGACAGCCAGGGCTTCGGCCTGTTGGTTGACACCACGCCGGCCAGCGGAGAGCCGCTGTCGCTGACAACGTTTGCGCTTGCGATGTTGCTCCCAGTCAACGTGTTGCTGGGATGGGAGGGTGCCGCGGATTTGGCAGAAGAGACCCTGGATCCGCGCCGCGCCGCTGCACAGGCCATGATCCGCGCCGTCGCCGTGTCTAGCATTTTCGGGGTTGGTCTCTTCGCCTTGCTTGCCCTGGCTATTCCCGGCCCCGTCGCGGACTTTCTGGCGCATCCAGAAAACCCGGTCATTGCCATCGTTCGGCTGCGTTTTGGAAACTTTGCCGCCCTTCTCATGCTGTTTGTCGCATTCGCCTCGATTTTCGCGTGCCTGATCGCCAACATGGCCGTTGCCACGCGGATGATCTACGCCTTGTCACGTGACAGAATGCTCCCCGGTTCCAAGCATTTGATGGGGGTCAATGAGCGCACGGGAACGCCTGTGGTTGCAATTATCGTGGTTACTGCCATCGCGATTGTGATGAACGTTGCCAACGGTGGGTTTGTGGCCGCGATCTACTCGATGGTTGGTCTGACCTATTATCTGACCTATTTCTTGACCCTTGTTGGTGCATATCTAGCCCATCGTGGCAGGCGCATTCCGTCGGCGCCGATTGACGCCTTCGGCCTTGGAGCTTGGCTTGTTCCGACCATCGGTGTGGGCGTTCTCTGGACTCTCGTTGTCATTGCGACGTTCTCAATTCCTGACGAAAGTCACCCTGGGGCGTTCATGACGATGTTTATGCTGGCAATCGGTGCCACGTGGTGGCTCTTAAAGCTGCGTGGTGATCTTGCCACGGGAAGGGCGGGCCCGCCGGACCTAGCTCCGAAGAAGCTATAA
- a CDS encoding DegT/DnrJ/EryC1/StrS family aminotransferase codes for MQDLAINGGPRAIEGTLPSFRDASGRTLGDEEMKELSDVLKSGSLSFLVGPKTGEFERQFAARYGVSHAVAVSSGTAALHTAVIYLNPEPGDEIILSPITDVGTVIPIISQLAIPVFADVDPNTHNIDPASIERNISTRTRAIIVTHVYGHPADMDAIMAIAKKHNLFVIEDCAQAHLASYKGKLCGTIGNLGCFSFQQSKHMTTGDGGMVISNEDGRFGRGLRHCSDKGWPRERGGRDHLFLAPNYHMTELQAAVGLAQLKKLDRFVKARVDAADRLSALLSGGEVIPVLPLPGTTGVYFFYSFRLDSQRLSRPIPEVMKALTAEGIDGFIGYPGQIPLYRYPLIKEHKTFGSSGLPFTLDGVRKDDFDTELCPVAERACRETICMWWTDRMEDHHLRQIADAIRKVIMAYRN; via the coding sequence ATGCAAGACCTGGCCATCAATGGTGGCCCTCGCGCTATCGAGGGGACCCTTCCGAGCTTTCGCGATGCATCGGGGCGCACGCTCGGCGACGAAGAGATGAAGGAGCTGTCGGACGTCCTCAAGTCTGGCAGCCTTTCCTTTCTCGTTGGTCCGAAAACAGGTGAGTTCGAAAGGCAGTTCGCGGCGAGATACGGTGTCAGCCACGCGGTCGCCGTCAGCAGCGGGACCGCGGCACTTCACACAGCAGTCATTTACCTCAACCCCGAGCCTGGCGATGAAATCATACTCTCGCCCATTACGGACGTCGGCACGGTCATCCCAATCATTTCCCAACTCGCTATCCCGGTTTTTGCTGATGTCGATCCGAACACCCACAACATCGACCCGGCCTCCATCGAGCGGAACATCAGCACGCGCACCCGAGCTATCATCGTTACACACGTCTACGGTCATCCGGCCGACATGGATGCGATCATGGCTATCGCGAAGAAACACAACCTTTTCGTCATCGAGGACTGCGCCCAAGCTCATCTTGCCTCGTACAAGGGGAAGCTGTGCGGCACTATCGGTAATCTCGGCTGTTTCAGTTTCCAGCAGTCGAAACACATGACCACTGGCGACGGCGGTATGGTGATAAGCAATGAAGACGGGCGTTTCGGTCGCGGACTCAGACATTGCAGCGACAAGGGTTGGCCGCGTGAAAGGGGTGGCCGCGATCATTTGTTCCTCGCGCCAAACTATCACATGACTGAGTTGCAGGCGGCTGTAGGCTTGGCCCAACTGAAGAAGCTGGACCGGTTTGTCAAGGCGCGGGTCGATGCCGCCGACAGGCTGAGCGCGCTGCTGTCCGGCGGCGAGGTCATTCCCGTCTTACCGTTGCCGGGGACAACCGGCGTCTATTTCTTCTACTCATTTCGCCTAGATTCTCAAAGATTGTCGCGGCCTATCCCGGAAGTCATGAAAGCCCTGACGGCCGAGGGCATCGATGGTTTCATCGGCTATCCCGGTCAGATCCCCCTCTATCGATATCCCCTGATCAAGGAACACAAAACGTTTGGCAGTTCCGGCCTGCCGTTCACTCTCGATGGCGTTCGCAAGGACGACTTCGACACAGAACTTTGTCCGGTGGCAGAGCGTGCCTGCCGAGAAACCATCTGCATGTGGTGGACGGACAGAATGGAGGATCACCATCTCCGGCAGATCGCCGATGCGATCCGTAAGGTGATCATGGCCTATCGCAACTAG